The genomic window CCGGCCAAACCCTGAACGCGGGTATTGACCGAGTCGGCCTCCTTGGTGGCGGAGACCGCCACCTGATTGGACATGCCGACCTGCTGGGCGATCTCGCTGATGGAGGACGAAAGCTCCTCGGCGGCGGACGCCACGGTGCTGACGTTCTGATTGGCCTCGCTGGCCTGGCGGGCGGCGGAATTGGCCCGTTCCAGGGCCTGATCGGCGGATTCGACCATGCTCCGCGCGGTCTGGATCATCTGCTGCGCCGAAGCCGAGACGGAATCGAGCACCGCCGTCACCGCCTTGTCGAAGGCTGCGATCAGATCTTCCAGGCGATGCATGCGCAGTTCCCGCGCGGCGGCCGCGGCCTGCGCCTCGCCCTCCATCTTCTGCTTGGCGATGGTGTTGTCCTTGAAGACCTGCACGGCGCGGGCGATGTCGCCCACCTCGTCCTGGCGTTCGAGGGCCGGGACGGAAACGGAGGTGTCGCCGCCCGCCAACTGCTCCATGCGCACGGTCATATCCTCGATGGGATCGGCAATGATGCGCTTGAGGATCAGGCGGACGCCGAAGACGGCAAGGATGGTGGCAATGATGCCGCCCACCACCAGCCAGGTCAGCACCTGGTTGAGCCGGGCCTCGGATTCAGACGTGGACAACGTGGAGGACAGCACGGCGATGACATCGCCATCGACCATGCCCATGCCGCCGTGACAGGCGTGGCACACTTCTTCCTTTGCGCCATCGGTGACGCCAAGGACGATGGGCAGGGAATACCGGTAGAAACCGCCGTCAAAGCGGCCGACCGCCACCTTGGTGTCGAATGCCTCGCGGTCGATGTCGTCCTTGGGCAATTTTGCGGGCTTGTCCGGGTCGGCCTCCTTCATATAGGCGGCGACCTTGGGGCCCCAGGCGCTCCACACCTTGCCGGGATAGTGGATATTGCGCGAATCGAACCAGTTGTTGAAAACCGTGATGCCGATATTGTCGGCATCCTCCGGCCTCTTGGCCATGACGTTGAGGATCAGCGCATGCAACGAGGTCATCTCGTTGGCCGAAAGCTGCCGCAACTGGCGCTCCATTTCGGCGCGCTCGAACCGGGCAATCGTGAGGACCACGGCGGCGATCAGAAAAACAACGCCAGCCCCTACGATCAGCATGAAGCGGCTGGACAGCCGCAAGTTCCGCCACGCGTACGACACGGAAACTCCCATCCGTTTCAACGCGGCCGACCCGATCCGACCGCAGCGCCCATTCCGATTCCCCAGCGAAGACTATTACGAAAGTCGGGAAAAGAAAATACCGGGTTTTCGCATGACACAGGAAAACGGCGGGCGCCGCGACCACAGAGATATTACGAACGTACTAATGCATCATAGTCAGCGATCAACTGCCGGGTTATATCCCCCGGCGTAAATGTATAAGACCCAATCTCGCGCACAGGTGTCACCTCGGCGGCGGTCCCGGTGAGGAAGCACTCGGAGGCCTTGGCCAGTTCTTCCGGGAAGATGGCCCGTTCCACCACGGTGATGCCCCGCTTCTTGGCAAGGTCGATCACCGTCTGGCGGGTGATGCCGTTCAGGAAGCAGTCCGGGGTCGGCGTATGCAGTTCCTTGCCATACACGAAGAAGATATTGGCGCCGGTGGCCTCGGCGACCTGGCCGCGCCAGTCCAGCATCATCGAGTCCTCGTATCCTTCGCCCTCGGCCTTATGCTTGCTCATGGTGCAGATCATGTACAAACCGGCGGCCTTGGAGGCGGTGGGAGCGGTCTCGGGATGGGGACGCTTCCACGTGGAGACGTTGAGACGGATGCCCTTCATGCGCGCTTCCGGGCTCCAATAGCTGGGCCAGGACCAGGTGGCCACGGCAAAGCGGATCTTGGAGCTTTGGGCGGCGACACCCATCATCTCGCTGCCGCGCCAGGCCACCGGACGGACATAGCCGTCGACGATATTGTTGGCCTTGACGGTGGCCATGGTGGCCTCGTCGATCTCTTCCACCGTCCACGGCACTTCGAAGCCCAGAATGCGGCCCGAATCGATCAGGCGCTGGGAATGCTCGCGCAGCTTGAACACCTTGCCGCCATACACCCGTTCGCCCTCGAACACGCAAGATCCGTAATGCAGGCCATGGGTCAGCGTGTGGATCTTGGCGTCGCGCCAGGGGACCAGCTTGCCGTCGAACCAGATGAAGCCGTCGCGGTCGTCGAAGGGGAGGACTGACATGGTCGTTCCGTTCCAATTATGAGGTGGCAGCAGGGCGTGAGGTTGGAAAATTACCAATCTCTCTTGCATGGCGTAACATTTATAGGCCATATATGTCAACATGACTGACGTAACCGCATCATGAGCGACATCAAGACCGGCATCAACCCGCTGTTCCTGCGCGAGGAGGAACTGCGTCAGGGGATCGAGCTGCTGTTCTTCGCCTATCGCGACTTCACGGCCGAGCCCGACGCCATCCTGGGCGAGTACGGCTTTGGCCGCGCCCATCATCGGGTCATCTATTTCGTCGGCCGCCATCCCGGCATCACGGTCAGCGATTTGCTGGAGATTCTGCGGATCACCAAGCAGAGCCTGTCACGCGTGCTGGGTCAGCTGGTCACCGAGAAATTCATCGTCCAGCGCCCCGGATTGCGTGATCGCCGCCAGCGCCTGCTGGAACTGACCGAAAAGGGCGTGGAACTGGAACGCCTGCTGACCGAGCGTCAGCGCGCCCGCATCGCCAGAACCTATCGCGAAGCCGGGGCCGAGGCGGTGGAGGGCTTCCGCAAGGTGATGCTGGGCCTGGTGGACGAGGCTGATCGCGGCCGCTTCCCCGCCCGCGCCCCCGGACTGCGCCGGGGGGGCTAGGGCCATGGACGACGCCCACATCCTGGTGGTGGATGACGACCGGCGCTTGCGGGAATTGCTGCGCAAATATCTTTCCGACAACGGCTATCTGGTGGCCACCGCCGCCGATGCCGCCGAGGCGCGCCAGTGCATGGCGGGCCTGGCCTTCGACATGATGGTCCTCGACGTCATGATGCCGGGCGAGGACGGCATGTCGCTGACCCGCTCGCTCCGGGCCGAAGGCAAGACCCTGCCCATCTTGCTGTTGACGGCACGCGGCGAGGTGGACGACCGCATCAGGGGCCTGGAATCGGGCGCCGATGACTATCTGTCGAAACCGTTCGAACCGCGCGAATTGCTGCTGCGCGTCGCCTCCATTCTGCGCCGCAGCCCCCGCGACGAGCCGGAACCGGCCCATGAACTCCGCCTGGGCGCCTTCGTCTGGGATATGGGCCGCGCCGAGTTGCGCCAGGACGGTCAACCCGTCCACATCACCCAGGCCGAACGCGATCTTCTGTCCATCCTGGCCGAAGTGGCGGGCCAGGGTGTGTCGCGTGATGATCTGGCCGCACGGACGGGAAATTCGGCCAATCCCCGCACCGTCGATGTCCAGGTGACGCGATTGCGCAAGAAGATCGAGGACGACCCCAAAATGCCGCGCTATCTTCAGACAGTGCGCGGCATGGGCTACATGCTGCGCCCCGACTGAGGAAGCTGCTCCATGCCCCAAATGGGCCTTTGGCTGAAGCGTCTGGCGCCCCAGGGCCTTCTGGGACGTTCGCTGCTGATCATCGTCATGCCGCTGGTGGTGCTGCAACTGGTCTCGGCCTATGTCTTCTACGGCAGCCACTGGGAGACCGTCGCCAAGCGCCTGGCCAAGGGGCTGGCGGGTGATATCGGCTATATCATCGAATCCATGCGCGCCTTTCCCGGCGTTCCGGAGCGGGGCGTCATCCTCGCCATCGCCGCCAACAAGATGGAGTTGGACACCCGTTTCCTGCCCGACGCCATCCTGCCCAACCAGCCCAAGGGCGCGCCCAGCAGCTTCCTCGAACGCGCCCTGGCCGAGGCCCTGGACGAGCGGGTCCAGCGCCCCTACCGTATCGACGCGGAGACCTTGGAGCGCGAAGTGGTCATCCGCGTACAACTGTCCGACGGCATGCTGGAGGTCTTCGCCCCCAAGAAACGGCTGTTCAGTTCCACCACCTATGTCTTCATCCTGTGGATGCTGGGCACCGCCATGCTGCTGTTCGGCATCGCCACCTTGTTCATGCGCAATCAGGTGCGCAGCGTGCGCAAGCTGGCGGTGGCCGCCGACCGTTTCGGCAAGGGCCAGGACGTGGCCGATTTCAAGCCGGAAGGCGCGCGCGAGGTCCGTCAAGCGGCCCAGGCCTTCAATCTGATGCGCCAGCGCATCCAGCGCCAGATCCAGCAGCGCACCGAGATGCTGGCCGGGGTCTCCCACGACCTGCGCACGCCGCTCACCCGCATGAAGCTGCAACTGGCCATCATGGGCGACATGGACGGGCGCGCCGAGTTGGACGAGGACGTCGCCGAAATGGAACGCATGGTCGAAGGCTATCTGGCCTTCGCCCGCGGCGAAGGCAGCGAACAGCCGGAACAGGTGGATCTGCGGGCCCTGGTGGACGAGGTGGTCACCCGCTTCCGCCGCCAGGGCAGCGTCATCGACCTGCATCACGAAGGCGAGATCGTCATGCCGCTGCGCCCCGATTCCCTGGCCCGCGCGCTGGGCAATTTGATCGGCAACGCGTCGCGCTATGCCGGTCATGTCTGGGTCCGGGTGGGACGCCGCGCCGAGGCGGCCGAGGTTTTGATCGATGATGACGGCCCCGGGATCCCCCCCGACCGCCGTGAAGAGGTTTTCAAACCCTTCACCCGCCTGGAGGTCTCGCGCAATCTGGCGACCGGCGGCGTCGGGCTGGGGTTGACCATCGCGCGCGATATCGTGCGCACCCATGGCGGCGACGTGGTGCTGGAAGACTCGCCGCTCGGCGGATTGCGGGCGCGCGTACGGCTGCCCTTGTGATAGATTTCGCCTGACGGTTTTAGGGGAAACGGGTCATGAAGACTGTACTGGTAGGCAATATCAAAGGCGGCTGCGGCAAGACGACCCTTTCGACCCATATCGCCGCGGCCTTCGCGGGCCAGGGACTGGTCACCGCCATCGCCGATTGCGACCGTCAGAGATCCAGCCTCAACTGGCTGCGCCGCCGCCCGGCGGGCCTAGCCCCCATCACCGGCCTGGATTGGTCCAAGGATGTCGGCTCGCCGCCTAAGGGCCTCGACCGGCTGGTCATCGACGCCCCGGCGGCCATGCATCACAAGGATGTGGAGGACCTGATCGGCATCTCGGAAGTGGTCGTGGTCCCCGTTCTGCCCGGCGCCTTTGACGAGGATGCCACCGCCCATTTCCTCGAGCGCCTCGCCAAGGTCAAAGCGGTGCGCAAGAACAAGCGTGTGGTGGCCGTGGTGGGAAACCGCCTGCGCCCCGGCACCAAGGCCAGCGACCATCTGGATGGATTTTTCGGCGGATTGGGCTTTCCCGTGGTCGCCCGCCTGCGCGACAGCCAAATCTACACCGCCGTCGCCGCTGCGGGTTCGACGGTGATCGAAGCTGGCGACCGCCGCGCCAGATCCTATGCCGCCGAATGGGAACCGCTTCTGGCCTTGATCGAAGGGCGTTGACCCTCCGGTTGAACCGCATCGCTATTGATTTTCGGTTTCATCAATTCCGTCAGCCCCAATCATAGGCTAGACTCTCCGCCATACGCATAATGACGGAGATTGGCGCACTTGCCCCCTACCCTTGCCCATCTCCCACCCGTTCCCGATATATACGTGCCGACATATCGTCGGATTCGCCTCCTGATGGGGGGGCTGATTGTCGTCTTCCTGGCGGCATTGGTTGGCAGCACCTTGTTTTCGGTCATCTCCTCGCGCAGTGAAGAACTCCGAGACGCCGATAACGAATTGAGGCACACCTCCCACCTCCTGGCGGAAGTGGCGGCCTCCACCTTCCTTTCCATCGACAAAGTTCTGATGGGAACCGCCGAAATCGCCGCGCGGCAAGACGATCCCAGCCGATTGCTGCAATTCCTGCGCCGCCAACTGGCCCAGGCCCCCACCGCCCGCGCCTTGCTGGTCATCGGCCCCGACGGCATGTCCCGGCTGGCCACCAACCTGCCCGATCCCCATAGAGCCATCGATCTTTCGGACCGTCCGTATTTCCTGCATCACCGCAATGGCGGGCCCAGCACCTTGTATGTCAGCGGAGTGATCCAGAGCCGCAATGACGACCATTGGATCATGGTGCTGAGCCGCCGGATCGAAACGCCCGATGGCGCCTTCGCCGGAGTGGTGGCCGCCACCATCAACCTGGAACAGCTTGCCTCCATCCTTGACGCGGCCGCCCCCGACTCCAGCGATTCCGCCCTGCTGGTTTCGCCTGACGGCACCATCCTGGCCAGAAGTCCTGATCACGTCCGCTATGTGGGCAAGTCGCTGGCGGGACAACCGGCCTTTGAAACAGCAAGGACCGCGCCCGAAGGAAGCGGCGAAATCCTCTCTCCCCTGGATGGACGCAAACGGCTTTACGCTTTCCACAAGGCTTCCAGTCATCCGGTCATCGCCGTCGCCTCCCACGACCAGGAAGCGCAGTTGAGGGAATGGCGCCTCCACAGCATGACTCTGGTCGCGTCGGCCCTTCTGGTCGGGCTGATCATCGGCGCCTTGGCCCTGTTCCTGGCCCGTCAGTTGGAGCGCATGGACCGCACCTTGAGCGAACTGGCCCGCTCGCGCCGTGAGGCCGATGCCGCCAACCGCGCCAAGTCCGCCTTCCTGGCCAATATGAGCCACGAGCTGCGCACGCCGCTGAATGCCATCATCGGCTTCTCGGATGCGCTGCTGGTGGGGATTCCGGGTCATACCTGCCAGTCGCGCTGCCAGGACTATCTTGGCCATGTCCAAACCTCGAGCCGTCACCTCCTGTCGCTGATCAACGACATTCTCGACCTGTCAAAGATCGAGGCCGGATCGACCGAGATCGCCCTGGCCCCGACACCCTTGGCGCTGCTGATCACGGAATGCCTGGAAATCGTGCGGGCCAAGGCCGAGTCCAAGAACATCTCCGTTGCCCTGGCCGGACCTGACCAAGACCTTATGGTGACGACCGATTCCCGCCGTCTGCGCCAGATTGTGCTCAATCTGTTGTCCAACGCGGTCAAATTCACCCCCGAGGGCGGGCGGATCATCCTGGAGGCGGAGTGCGACAGTGGCCAGTTGGCCCTGACCGTCAATGACACCGGCATCGGCATGACCCAAGAGGAAATCGCCGTGGCCTTGACCCCCTTTGGGCAAAACGATTCGGATCTGGCCAGACGGGAGGCCGGAACCGGCCTGGGTCTGCCGCTGTCCAAGCGCCTGACCGAATTACTGGGCGGGACATTGTCAGTCACCAGCATTCCGGGACGCGGCACCACGGTCACGATCAGCTTGCCTCTGTCTCGTCCCTTGCCATAACGCCGACCGGCGGCGAACAGGCCCCCGAAAAGAAATGGCCGCCCCCAGTCAGGGGCGGCCATCGCCATTTCTGTCCGAACGGACGGAAAGCTTACTTCTTGCCAGCCTTGGTGAAGACCTCGCGGGCCTCGTCCAGGCTCTGGGTGAAGCGCTTGTTCAGCAGGTCGAAAGCCTCGGAATTGGCCTTGGCGATCATCTCGGCCAGTTCACGGGCATTGCCCAGGGCGCGCTCGAAGGCGTCCTTGGCGAATTCAGCCTGCTTGGCGGCCTTGTCCTGGGGCGAACCGGGCTCGGCGAAGTCCTTGGAAACCTGAGCAACCTCGTCAATGGTCTGACGCAGAATCTCGACCTGACGCT from Paramagnetospirillum magnetotacticum MS-1 includes these protein-coding regions:
- a CDS encoding sensor histidine kinase; this encodes MGGLIVVFLAALVGSTLFSVISSRSEELRDADNELRHTSHLLAEVAASTFLSIDKVLMGTAEIAARQDDPSRLLQFLRRQLAQAPTARALLVIGPDGMSRLATNLPDPHRAIDLSDRPYFLHHRNGGPSTLYVSGVIQSRNDDHWIMVLSRRIETPDGAFAGVVAATINLEQLASILDAAAPDSSDSALLVSPDGTILARSPDHVRYVGKSLAGQPAFETARTAPEGSGEILSPLDGRKRLYAFHKASSHPVIAVASHDQEAQLREWRLHSMTLVASALLVGLIIGALALFLARQLERMDRTLSELARSRREADAANRAKSAFLANMSHELRTPLNAIIGFSDALLVGIPGHTCQSRCQDYLGHVQTSSRHLLSLINDILDLSKIEAGSTEIALAPTPLALLITECLEIVRAKAESKNISVALAGPDQDLMVTTDSRRLRQIVLNLLSNAVKFTPEGGRIILEAECDSGQLALTVNDTGIGMTQEEIAVALTPFGQNDSDLARREAGTGLGLPLSKRLTELLGGTLSVTSIPGRGTTVTISLPLSRPLP
- a CDS encoding methyl-accepting chemotaxis protein — encoded protein: MSYAWRNLRLSSRFMLIVGAGVVFLIAAVVLTIARFERAEMERQLRQLSANEMTSLHALILNVMAKRPEDADNIGITVFNNWFDSRNIHYPGKVWSAWGPKVAAYMKEADPDKPAKLPKDDIDREAFDTKVAVGRFDGGFYRYSLPIVLGVTDGAKEEVCHACHGGMGMVDGDVIAVLSSTLSTSESEARLNQVLTWLVVGGIIATILAVFGVRLILKRIIADPIEDMTVRMEQLAGGDTSVSVPALERQDEVGDIARAVQVFKDNTIAKQKMEGEAQAAAAARELRMHRLEDLIAAFDKAVTAVLDSVSASAQQMIQTARSMVESADQALERANSAARQASEANQNVSTVASAAEELSSSISEIAQQVGMSNQVAVSATKEADSVNTRVQGLAGAADKIGEIVEMITGIAEQTNLLALNATVEAARAGEAGKGFNVVASEVKNLARQTVGATEDIASQVNTIQQETDKTVRAIRGINTTISSMDGITTAIASAIEEQGAATQEIARNIDHAASGTKFVYENINAVTQTIHETDQSAKNVLGAVETLQRQAQTLRAEVDRFLSGIREV
- a CDS encoding ATP-binding protein; protein product: MPQMGLWLKRLAPQGLLGRSLLIIVMPLVVLQLVSAYVFYGSHWETVAKRLAKGLAGDIGYIIESMRAFPGVPERGVILAIAANKMELDTRFLPDAILPNQPKGAPSSFLERALAEALDERVQRPYRIDAETLEREVVIRVQLSDGMLEVFAPKKRLFSSTTYVFILWMLGTAMLLFGIATLFMRNQVRSVRKLAVAADRFGKGQDVADFKPEGAREVRQAAQAFNLMRQRIQRQIQQRTEMLAGVSHDLRTPLTRMKLQLAIMGDMDGRAELDEDVAEMERMVEGYLAFARGEGSEQPEQVDLRALVDEVVTRFRRQGSVIDLHHEGEIVMPLRPDSLARALGNLIGNASRYAGHVWVRVGRRAEAAEVLIDDDGPGIPPDRREEVFKPFTRLEVSRNLATGGVGLGLTIARDIVRTHGGDVVLEDSPLGGLRARVRLPL
- a CDS encoding response regulator, with product MDDAHILVVDDDRRLRELLRKYLSDNGYLVATAADAAEARQCMAGLAFDMMVLDVMMPGEDGMSLTRSLRAEGKTLPILLLTARGEVDDRIRGLESGADDYLSKPFEPRELLLRVASILRRSPRDEPEPAHELRLGAFVWDMGRAELRQDGQPVHITQAERDLLSILAEVAGQGVSRDDLAARTGNSANPRTVDVQVTRLRKKIEDDPKMPRYLQTVRGMGYMLRPD
- a CDS encoding phasin family protein produces the protein MAAKQTEQFFDFDVSKYLGDFKVPGVDVETIVANQRKNIEALTQANKLAFEGLQNVVKRQVEILRQTIDEVAQVSKDFAEPGSPQDKAAKQAEFAKDAFERALGNARELAEMIAKANSEAFDLLNKRFTQSLDEAREVFTKAGKK
- a CDS encoding MarR family winged helix-turn-helix transcriptional regulator, which translates into the protein MSDIKTGINPLFLREEELRQGIELLFFAYRDFTAEPDAILGEYGFGRAHHRVIYFVGRHPGITVSDLLEILRITKQSLSRVLGQLVTEKFIVQRPGLRDRRQRLLELTEKGVELERLLTERQRARIARTYREAGAEAVEGFRKVMLGLVDEADRGRFPARAPGLRRGG
- a CDS encoding ParA family protein encodes the protein MKTVLVGNIKGGCGKTTLSTHIAAAFAGQGLVTAIADCDRQRSSLNWLRRRPAGLAPITGLDWSKDVGSPPKGLDRLVIDAPAAMHHKDVEDLIGISEVVVVPVLPGAFDEDATAHFLERLAKVKAVRKNKRVVAVVGNRLRPGTKASDHLDGFFGGLGFPVVARLRDSQIYTAVAAAGSTVIEAGDRRARSYAAEWEPLLALIEGR
- a CDS encoding branched-chain amino acid aminotransferase encodes the protein MSVLPFDDRDGFIWFDGKLVPWRDAKIHTLTHGLHYGSCVFEGERVYGGKVFKLREHSQRLIDSGRILGFEVPWTVEEIDEATMATVKANNIVDGYVRPVAWRGSEMMGVAAQSSKIRFAVATWSWPSYWSPEARMKGIRLNVSTWKRPHPETAPTASKAAGLYMICTMSKHKAEGEGYEDSMMLDWRGQVAEATGANIFFVYGKELHTPTPDCFLNGITRQTVIDLAKKRGITVVERAIFPEELAKASECFLTGTAAEVTPVREIGSYTFTPGDITRQLIADYDALVRS